Part of the Manduca sexta isolate Smith_Timp_Sample1 unplaced genomic scaffold, JHU_Msex_v1.0 HiC_scaffold_130, whole genome shotgun sequence genome, ttatggatattaGGTATACGTAATACCTACTTTGTTCTCCATTACTTATATtacctatctatcgtagggatGGAACTAATAGACGttctgttttattatacattgtCCCTTTTATTGCGGAGAAAAGACGTGTTATTACTGTCATGAAAATCATTAGTTAATAGAACCGATtaaagtaggtacttactataaagtttttgtaaaattatgccAGAAACAGCAAGCGTGCACGTGCCTTATCTAATCCAGTATACTATCTTTAATTAGATATTCATGCATAGCGGCCGACAAAAATTTGGGGCCTCTTGTTTGGGGGCCGTTATTTTGTAGACCGATCTTGGAGTCACATCATTGAATGTACCTATTTCTACTTACGTAAAGTAGGCCCCTACTACTGCCTCACGTCACCTGCAACCCGGTCGTGAACTACCCCTCAgccttcattttttttaatcgtcTCTTTAACGAAAGGAATTAATACcctgatagattttttttattgccctatcgattaagtatttttaatattcactgCGACGGCGGTGGTATAACCAAATCTATAGAGTTGTTACACTCACTGGTGTAAGAGACCCAGGGCACGGTGATAACAGCGATGTCATTATTGAGGTTTTGTGGATTGTAGTCGCCATGCAGCACGATGGAGCGCGTTGTTATACGTCTGCCGCCTGAGAACACAGTTACCGAGCCCAGCACTACGGTAAGTTCGAAGCCTTGGTACCGGCGATCCCGCCAGCAGTGCGCCGCCGTCACCAGCCGCGTGTTGCTCACCAGCGACGCGCCGCACAGCGACGTCTTCCCCACCGTCAGCGCGATCAGCAGCCCCGCCAGGTGTGGATGCGCCCCGAGCGGCGCGAAACTGCCCCcggcgatacgaccgccatcGAAGTCCTGCGCGGTCTCAGCGGCATAGATGCGCTGTGCCGTCGGGATACCCTCTGTTTGGTGATAGTCGACGTTGATCGGCGCGAAGGGGGAGGGCACCGCGAAAGCCGCGGACACCTGTAACCATGGTGGTCGTCAGCAAGGATAATGGGAATGATTGAGATAGCGTGTCGAAGTGTACTCACCAGAGTAAGAATCAGGAGCAGCGTCATGATGAGGACTGACGCCGGAGACGACTCTGCGCGTTAATTATGCATGCTCGTATCGCAGAAACATGCGCACACACACTAAGTAATCCTCGTGCTATCAATTAGAGTTGcggattattataattacatacgaTTGCGAGATAACAATAATTCGAACGTCAACTTCCTAGAGCTTGTTAATCgcattattttgattataatattttaatatttgtagtaGAGTTTTATATGAAGTAAGTatgataaatcattttaataatatcgttCAAAAAAACCCATTAGCCGAtgacaatatatgtatataatatcagctttaGATATCTTTTCCAATATATTTCAATACGTTTTGGAACGcatttaaagttgtttaaaaaaaaacatttattttttcgcGCCGCTTTTAGAACGGCACCGCGGGAGCAATTTACGGAACGGCAACAGCGTTTCAAACATTATATTGTGTATTCTCACTTAGCGGTTGAGCAATCTTCTACTGTAAATACGTATTTCAAATAGACTATTATATGCTACATATATATAAAGACATACAGACAATTTTCCGCAACCATAGAGACCCCTTACTGTAGCGTTACAAATATATTGGTTTTATGATATAGAACGCTACAAGCGAAAgagtttttcaaaattaaaactttttaaaaatataaacctattataattaatagcttTAGGTATATTTAGAGTCGGTTCCTATTATTTTGGTTTTTTGCCCTAATGTAGTATCAGTAAGAGTAGCACAAAGACAAGAACATATGGAAAAGGTCGTGGGCAAAGGACCGTCAGACTTCACAGAAAACCTGGTTTAACTCGCAATATGGTGATTCTGTGTTTGATGGGAATGGAAGGATGTTGTTCATTATGAGCTTTCACCGCCAGGCAGAACCATCGATTTTTGATCTCTACTGCCAACAACGAATGAGATTAAAGTACGAAGTTGAGAGAAAGcgaccgatttttttttattgctttgaatgtcgaaatgagcttgccgttttcctaatggtaagcgatacgacctccaataaacagtagaaacaacatccaacatcTTGTTAAGTAAATTAGAGCGTTCGCATaactctttagttttataaaggGTGTAAAAGACAGCCTACCGAAAACTGTTACCAGGTGTTCAGTACAAAATTCTGTAGCCCCCAGCGTTAGAATTTTTCGTtggtgttttaattatttttttcgatgATAACGCAATAAACTCGATACTTACTATTCACTAACAGAACCCCACTTTCATTGAAATGACAAAAAgtaaactattttcataattacagAAATGtatgtggaaaaataaaatgtgcgcATGCCTCCGATCTGCTGTTTTGCGTGAAATGGCCTCGCTGCGCCAGGCGATCGGCCCCAAGGCGCGTCGCCGTCGCCGTCAAGCGACAAGCGTTGCAAATTTCGGACTATAGAAAATGTGGATTGGGTTTATTTAATTCCACTCGTTAATTCGTTAATTATGAACGCGAAGTTGTGTTTTTTATGAAAGAAGAATGAAATAGGTACATAAcggttttcattatttttactaaagtaaaccttcttttagttacttttttttacatttaaaaaaattatttattgtgctTATCAGTTGTAGGAGTACCATACCATACAAAACTTGGGTGCACTAAGCAATAAATACTTTTCATTTGTGACGAAACAGGGAATCTTATGTAGTAAATGCGCAACTATGAATCCAGCAAATGATTCGTTAGAAGGTACTTCACGACGCaaacaaatttaatgaaaatgaacATTCCAAATGTTATAGGTCTAGATAATTTCAGTGAGCGACGCGTGCGACTCGcaagtaagtacctacttttGGCCCTTGGTGGGTGGCTGTTACTGTAGGTAGATTCCGATAACTACGCAATGGATCGCATACGTTGCTATCTCAAGAATTACGAAATTGTGATGCACACATATACGGTACGTACGGACGTCGGACATCTTTATTGTAATATAGGCATAAAATACtactttactttaaaaaaaatcataggcTGTCTTTTACAcgctatacagggtcattttgtaaccctagacttaaatttaactgcgagaaagtcaccTTGAAAGAAGccgtttactataagttactctaacctaaggtcaaaaacaaaaaagtaaaattttcaaacaaaataaatattcaaatagtcattttatttttacacacccttttgtcactactactatactagaattcgtcggagcggcaacatcgcacacagtcattgataatatagggtaccggactcatttttgttctttactattatcaaatatttacataatataaattataacacagaaggaattattaaaatccggtaaaaaatcaacaagttataagtctttgaatttcggtggaagggtaattaacaagaaacagaaaagagacgaaatatccacatgtgacgtcatcgggaattacgacgcgtgcgaaaaaaagagatgaagcgatatccccacatcgcgcccacttctgcacgttacaatattttaaatatgaattactcgctcatttttttacCAATTGTGATGCAGTTTTCgtaggagtgcttctttttcgtattattaaccattacatatagaataatgtacaaaatcaagcataggccggtcccctattatgctcGCGCACACAaacaagtgatgcacactcggagcgcaagggtagttcgtcgaactgcgcgcgccgcgccgcaaccgaacagctgatgtcgtgccacatcactcaatcaacaattagaccagcagcgacgacgctacgccgacgttacaaaaagacacatacctaaacatcattatcatcatcagccacataaagtccactgttgaacataggcctcccctaaagatttccagacggacctgtcgaaagctgcctgcttCCAATGTGTTCCCGTGACGtctatcaagtcgtctgtccaccttgcaggtggacatccaacgccaacataaacatcacgcactaatcatcacatttcattagaacaatattttctatgctcaaactatcatcataagcaaacgacactaatcaaacaaccacaattGCAttagttaggtacacataacacatgatttccgtaattttaaagtggtgtcattcttttaaatcaaaacacacattctaatatagatagttcatccattttagtagataagtaagtataataaatacgttcaacggttagatttataacactcataacaataaaatatcattctgcaaatctggcaattcacacgaacaattaataacgaagttataatcttgataataattaggtaatgtaataatttgaggtaaaatgtcgagcgacgcgatgtgtcacggcgcggcgcggcgcggcgtctaataggtatctaaacatttattcaaaatagtaaatgcgtttaccaatacctaatgatgatttgtagattgcttgttcctttaaaagttgtttcatacttcaaagtatttttaatacagttaatttgtgactacctcggtgccacagttgtattatagtacggatgctttgctaaggtttagggatcgaatcccgggtcggacaaaatgatattggatttttccattcagtacctatcgcaaattcataaatccacattaaaatcgtaatgacagcctccgatagaaacataatcaatagattgtgattagttcagtttcgcgtacgcgtcaacgatgcaacttcgcgatcgtaaaatattcaaaatgacaaaaaatatttctaaaaatagactctattttatatgatttaaggtcgcatttaggggaccactttaaatttctttttgcctgaccgaccaacacgcgacacacgagtttaatGAATTCCATAAAGTAGCGGCAAGGGtctggagtagtgttgcctgatgtcccgatttgcgcgggacgtcccgattttcagagttctggcacgtgacccgttttgcaccaataaaattatttaaaccattaagtattatgaaaaataaactacgcattcatcactgtgttgagtgcgacaatgcaaccaaaatagcacgtatcatctcactagcgctgaaggtacagttttgttttattctcttgcttagagatgcgactactCGGCCatctgtgctttgatgttaaaacagaaatccaaattaaaacgcaactttagcatgacttgcagtgatattttttgtaaaacgcaatacataaaacttaaataaaaaaaaaaaatacttgctttttttatgtcccgatctacaacactaaatctcgatttgttttaccttcttgattttaaacaaattgatcctggcaacactagtctggaggtacacgatatttgacgagccagagttttacaactgTGTTAGTTGTAAACtgtgccctcgcagtgttaccaaacttttttttttattattaccttattgtgcaatattttgtttattttataccctgtatgtctattgaaaattaatcactgaatccaaaatctctattatactttattacttaaaataatgtttcaaaaatacttaaatattgctgtgtattattttaattaggtacacttttcattaatcattacatcataaatcattacttattttattttgtaatacaattgtgtgttaaatctgttagaacatcacgtaataaaaaacaatctaatatcagtatttttgaaatactgtgaaatttttgaaatttaGCAAGCTTTTGGtaaaagtttatactgacaacactgcgagtttaggcgagaaagagtacgactattgtattgaataatcgcgcgctcttcggactcggtcaaagactcggacgcattgccatagtgtacctatctagcaaagaaatggtacagaaagcataatatgacgttcggtaatgtgtacgtagtcttcttttaggtattatgacaaaccaaaatattaatgttggaactaaaataaatgtcggaatatcatatagaatctaaaaaaaatacgataccaatagatttaaatcttgaaactttagtaattatgtaggtaactttttggtaagaaaactattttattaacgaaaataacgtttataattaacgaaatattttgtagtaattaattattgactcaatgaactgctgaaaccaagtcagtgaacgtattgggagttcatttgtgagttgaccttctgaaccctataggttcggtaataatatcatcagctgtgacgtagttcattcgcttcagttaagcgcgctaagagacagcgtgatcaaaaccataaatctaaaatcgggattattgacgtaaatattcgttacttatgaatattttttttgcacggtgttagcagaggtcaccacgaacctgtggtttcatttagtaacgcaatgtcgaaatgaccctgtataagtaaTAGTACAGACTACAGATGTGGATTACCGCAAACTTggtaaaaacaataacaaaggtattttagcaaCTTTCCGGTACTTTTcgtaacataattgtgaatattagataaaaaacgtttactTTAGTGTTTCGTAACTTTTAGGTGGGAGAGGGAGGGTAAAGGAAAACGTTACTGTACGTTCTGTCTTCTTTCACGCTTCGACTCGtgtaatttctaataaaactaactccgtttatatatttacgataatttattattttatcaccaAGCTTTTGGGCTTTGACACACTCCCAATTACCCTGCCCACATTATCAGGTTATTGGGagcaaatgaaataaaaaggcaAGGGAAAGCTAACAAAATTTGTattagataaaacaaaatattatataaagatgcTTATTCTATGAGGGATCGGGGTTTGAGAAGCGTGCACTCGTCTTGCTACACTAGCAAGCAGTAGGTAGCACCCGTAGATAAACTGCAGCAGGCGGCAGGGTCATGCAACCGCTCCCGTGCAACACGATAGAAACCGGTGCGACCGACGCTAGTAGTAGTAGGCAGTAGGGCAGATCGCTAAATAAGCGGGTGAACCCTGGAAATCCAATTTTCAGGAGTctcaaataatgtttattttgcgGTTTTGACCGCCACACCCATGCAGTTGCATAAAGCGAACCAAGAACCTCGTGGTGTTCATGCACACTAATAGTATCTGAGATGATGCAGTCAACATATACATgattattttaacattcaatattcgtattgttaattaaataaggcAGTTGTTAAAATGGCGATCGCTGAAGTACTAAAGCTATGTAATACATGTACACACATTCGCGTTTTTCTAAGACAACCCAATCCAACACATGCAGTGACCGTATACCAGTTTTAATTAAGCCcgagttaataaataatataatatactatcagCCCCTCGCATACcatcccattgttgggcacgggtactccctctactactgagaggattaggccttagtccatcacactggcctagtgcggattggtagacttcacacatcttccaaattcctatagagaacttctcaggtgttcAGGTTTCCTCgatgttttcttcaccgttTATGCaggcgacaattcacaaagaaatacacacacataattttcgAAAAGTTGGA contains:
- the LOC119191281 gene encoding collagenase-like; amino-acid sequence: MTLLLILTLVSAAFAVPSPFAPINVDYHQTEGIPTAQRIYAAETAQDFDGGRIAGGSFAPLGAHPHLAGLLIALTVGKTSLCGASLVSNTRLVTAAHCWRDRRYQGFELTVVLGSVTVFSGGRRITTRSIVLHGDYNPQNLNNDIAVITVPWVSYTNVIQPVALPTGFLTMLTFEGNWAQLAGFGVTHDDEDLTTAQTLRQVNVMVVNHIDCATVFGWNVLPSTLCTSRRGRVGACGGDSGGPLTLTLSGQRTLIGVTSFHHADGCNIGLPSGYARVTSFVPWIQARL